The Eublepharis macularius isolate TG4126 chromosome 12, MPM_Emac_v1.0, whole genome shotgun sequence genomic sequence GAACAATTGTGAGGCTTTTCTAAAGTAGTCGGGCCTGGTAAAATTAAAATGAGCATTTTAGGATATGGACTGCTTTGGAATATTCTCTGTCTACCGTGGAACAAGTAAAATTCTGGACTAAAGGTTTGGGTTCTGTTAGAGAACTCACATCAACTAATACTAAAAAGAATGTAATATTGTATTTGGTGTTGACATTTATCTTTTAAACTGTTATATCTTAACAGCAGATGGTTAGATAGATTgttagaaagccagtttggtgtagtggttaagagtgcaggactctaatctggagaaccaggtttgatgccccactcctccacttgaagccagccagctctctggagctctctcagccccacccacctcacagggtgttttgttgtggggataataatgacatactttgtaaaccactctgagtaggtgttaagtcatcctgaagggcggtgtataaattgaatgttgttgttgttgttgttattttctatgAATTTTTACCCTTGTTGTCTCCTCTTTCTTTACAGGATGCATGTGCGCGCACGcacatgcgcgtgcacacacacacattcacacacacacacattcatatgCATGCACAAATGAACACATGGGATATATTAACAATATTCTGCCAATTGTCTGATAGACACTTCAGTGATCCATTAGAGATGCATTAATCTAACTTGCCTGTTCTTGCCCCCTGGGTGTTCTGAAGATGTATACCCTTTATATTACTCTGACAACTGATACTCCCTATAGTTATCATTTCAGAGATCAGCATCTGTTGAATATGTATCATACAGATGTGATTAAAGCCTGTAATTAAATTACACTGAAATCCTCAATTGTCCTTTATATGAACTACCTGAGATTTGAGACTGGTTTGGTCCTTTCAGCACATTCCTGTTTTCACATGCAAAAGCAAAAGCCCTCTGGGGCTAAGGATTGTTCTGATAGCAACATAACAAATTAGGTTTAACTGtccaaaagaacaaaaacaaagaagtcAATGCAATTGATTATATTTTAATGGAATAAAAGAACCTTCAATTAGGATGTAGGCTCAGATTTGACCCCAAGAATTGGGGAGGAGGGAAGTAATAAacttttgttttcagttttcttCAACTCAGTACTTTGCATATGGCTCCGCCTTAGGGATATATATATGAACCTTGCCCTGTTAtggtctataatttttattttttatattataATTCACAAACAGACAATTATGCCAAACCAACTAAATATCTGTCCAAAACTATAAGATGTTTATCCAACTTCAATTTAGGCCTCAACTTTGTATAGCTGGGCAAATCTAAGCTTTTATGCTGGGCTGGTCTtttttaatgctagattttaattaataacttgtaatgttatgtttttattatttttaatttctaagctgcctcaggcaagtTCCTGGAGACACAACATTAAAAATGctctaaattaataaataaaatactattgTGAAATGTTAGCAGGACCAAGCCTGATACTAAAAACAGTGACTTGTCTCTTTTCATACATTTTTGGATCTAAGGAAACAATGCCTATCGGCACATGTAGAGGACCTTTTGGCCACAAGaaggttcattaaaaaaaaaaagttttgtccACCAGTCCAGCCACCAGTCCACTCTTTTGCCCACACAAGCAGAAAGAACAATGAGTATTCTTCAGTCAGGATTTGTAATGATAATTTATTTTAGGTTGTATTGGTCAATGTCTTGCATTGCCGTTTATTTAATTTCTTAGACACTACTACTGAAAAGTATGTCCTTTTAGCCCTGACAGTCTAGCAGACAAAAAAATTGTGCTGTTCAGCATATTACTTGGGAATACACAGGGGGTTCACTTCTAAATCACAAATTTGTAACTATCTTACTTTTCCAgcgaaataataataacactggtcAGCATTGATTGCAAACTGCCTATCATCCCCCCTGCTTCTACTGGCAAAAAGCATGCATGTGGatactttgcacttgctcaaagCTGTTTTTTACTTAGATCTTGACAGGCACGTTGTTGTGATGCTAAGTGGAACAACAAAAGCTGGTCGAAATTTGCACTCATAGGCCAAATTGGCAGGTGCCATTTTATGATGGCAAGtagggggggtgggtgggaataggACTCAACCAGTTCTGAAAGAGGGTGGGAATATGTTATTGATGAGAAACCAATAGGAATGACTTAACTATCACCATATGTTTCCAGTAGTGTGTAAATACTACCATTTAGGTGAAAAATCTGGTAAGCATTTGTTTTTGTTGCTGCACCAGCACCTGAATCCAATGGAACAAAGCAACTGCTAATTCCTTCACTCCTCAAAACAGAAAAAATGCCAGGTCCTTCCTTGCTGTGTGCTCCTACTTATAGTTGGTGGCATAGAACCCCTTCTGCCCCTGCTCTAGGGAGCAGATTAGAGGAGAAAGTAGCAACTTCTGATTTGGGATTTCCCACTACCTCATCTAGtttccctgagggccaagctacacatgacgaatgacacttgaacagcaagtgtatttctccatgttcacttgccctccactcaatccacttgccgttcaagtgtcattcgtcatgtgtagcttggccctcagtcatttgGAAACCAGCCTTGATTGGCTTATCCAACTGGACATTTCCTACCCAAATTTCTTTTTAATGCCTCTTTCACTTCTTTATTTCTCAAGCAATAGATGAGAGGATTGAGAGCTGGAGTGATTACAGCATAGAAGATGGACACAATTTTGTTGAGGTTAAAGGGGTGGATTTTTCTGGGTCGGGCATACATGAAGACTGTTGTTGAGAAGAAGATGATGACCACAGTGAGATGTGAAGCACAGGTTGAGAaggcttttttctttccttgatTTGTAGGAATATGAAAAATTGAAATAATGATGAACAGGTAGGACaagatggtgatggagagtggCATCAAGAGGATGACCAAGGCCAAAATGaaatccaccagctcagccactGACATATCGGTGCAGGAGAGGTTAAGTACAGGAGAGATGTCACAAAAAAAGTGATTGATGACTCCAGGGCCACAGAAGCTCAGTCTAGAGATAAAGATTACCTCTACTAAAGAGATAGAAAAGCCACACACCCAGGGGAGCAAACCTAGCTGGAAGCACAATCTATGGGTCATGATGACAGGATAACGAAGTGGATTGCATATGGCAACATAGCGGTCATATGCCATGACAGCTAGGAGGACACATTCAGTACACATAAGAGAAATGAAGAAGTAAAGCTGGACCATGCAACTCTGGAAGGAGATCATTTTGTTCTGTGACCAGAAGTCTAGCAGGAGTTTTGGAAGTGTGACACTGATATACCAGATTTCCAAGAATGACAAGTTTCCCAAGAAGAAGTACATTGGCTTGTGTAGGTTCCGGTTGCCTTTTACCACTGAGATAATGATGAGATTCTCCAGGACTGTTAGTATGTAGGTGAGGAAGAAGACCACAAAAAGAAAAAGCTGGATCTCTAATCCAGTGGGAAAACCCATCAGAATGAATTCAGAGATGATTGTTTGGTTTTCCATCTTCAAAACAGTCCTTATCACTGTATACATCAGTGATGGGATCCTACACCTGCAGAACACAATTAGTAAGTCTTGTTATTTAATAATATAGGAAATGTCTAAAATAAAGGGAGATGTAGAGAAGACAAACTCtaataaatcccattgaattaGTAGAGGAGAAATGTTattctcccattgaaatcagactaaaaataccaaattttggaAGGCACAGTCCCATACATTTTAGATCTAAATAACAAGTTTTAACAATTAAATAGCAACTGTTATGATTTTTTCAAAACAGTTGTATATTCCATTTTGGTCAGCCATTTTTTAAAGGCATCAAAATCTT encodes the following:
- the LOC129339216 gene encoding olfactory receptor 6B1-like produces the protein MYTVIRTVLKMENQTIISEFILMGFPTGLEIQLFLFVVFFLTYILTVLENLIIISVVKGNRNLHKPMYFFLGNLSFLEIWYISVTLPKLLLDFWSQNKMISFQSCMVQLYFFISLMCTECVLLAVMAYDRYVAICNPLRYPVIMTHRLCFQLGLLPWVCGFSISLVEVIFISRLSFCGPGVINHFFCDISPVLNLSCTDMSVAELVDFILALVILLMPLSITILSYLFIIISIFHIPTNQGKKKAFSTCASHLTVVIIFFSTTVFMYARPRKIHPFNLNKIVSIFYAVITPALNPLIYCLRNKEVKEALKRNLGRKCPVG